Proteins from one Mycobacterium sp. HUMS_12744610 genomic window:
- a CDS encoding sulfotransferase domain-containing protein, whose amino-acid sequence MPSQLIAPTRVLRDYLSNSSVWEDFLVQGGFVGGDIVVADPFKAGTTWTQRIVQQILHNGEEGDAGLSNTSPWLDSGWGEHAEMLATLKGQREAGTRRVMKSHLPADALPIAPVARYVFVGRNGKDLGISFHNYLHNFSPATMAEINRIHAAWSGDSAPLVIPEDMSTFFDLWLETNGYGCCDLIDVMASWWRLKDEPNILLLHYRQLKDDLPGQIAQLAEFFSIDPGSLRMDAIVEHCSFDYMSARAEKMAPFGGAHMSSPQAFFHKGLKRDHRTELSPQQVERFDRVALNKLGAECAHWLETGETPTAG is encoded by the coding sequence GTGCCGAGCCAACTCATCGCACCGACCCGGGTGCTGAGGGACTACCTGTCCAATTCCTCGGTGTGGGAGGACTTTTTGGTCCAGGGCGGCTTTGTCGGCGGGGACATCGTCGTCGCCGACCCGTTCAAGGCCGGCACCACCTGGACTCAACGAATCGTTCAGCAGATCCTGCACAACGGCGAGGAGGGGGACGCCGGCCTCTCGAACACCTCGCCGTGGCTGGACTCCGGTTGGGGCGAGCACGCCGAAATGCTCGCCACGCTCAAGGGGCAGCGCGAGGCGGGCACGCGGCGGGTCATGAAGTCGCACCTGCCCGCGGACGCCCTGCCGATCGCGCCCGTGGCCCGCTACGTGTTCGTCGGCCGCAACGGCAAAGACCTGGGAATCAGCTTCCACAACTACCTCCACAACTTCTCCCCGGCGACCATGGCGGAGATCAACCGGATTCACGCGGCGTGGTCCGGCGACTCCGCTCCGCTGGTCATCCCCGAGGACATGTCGACCTTCTTCGATCTGTGGCTCGAGACGAATGGATACGGCTGCTGCGACCTGATCGACGTCATGGCTTCCTGGTGGAGGCTCAAGGATGAGCCGAATATCCTGCTCCTGCACTACCGGCAGCTGAAAGACGACCTGCCGGGCCAGATAGCCCAGCTCGCGGAGTTCTTCTCCATCGATCCGGGGTCGCTGCGGATGGACGCCATCGTCGAACATTGCTCGTTCGACTACATGAGTGCCCGCGCGGAGAAAATGGCGCCATTCGGCGGCGCGCACATGTCCAGCCCCCAGGCGTTCTTCCACAAAGGGCTCAAACGTGACCACCGCACCGAGCTGAGCCCCCAGCAGGTCGAGCGTTTCGACCGGGTCGCGCTGAACAAGCTGGGGGCCGAGTGCGCGCACTGGCTGGAGACCGGTGAAACCCCAACAGCGGGTTAG
- the cysC gene encoding adenylyl-sulfate kinase, translating to MRTDITWHDHSVTRLERERLNGHRGCVIWFTGLSASGKSTIANLVDVKLYDRGLRSYLLDGDNVRYGLNANPDIIEEHHGKEFAERFGLGFSAEDREENIRRIGSVAKLFCEAGVVALTAFISPYRRDRDRVRATLNEDDFVEIFVDTPIEICEQRDPKGLYKKVRAGKIKGFTGIDDPYEAPSKPELRLEGGSKDADTLAEEVISHLEKVGIIPALARSGGPLGGSAEA from the coding sequence GTGAGGACTGACATCACGTGGCACGACCACAGCGTGACTCGACTCGAGCGGGAAAGGCTCAACGGGCACCGGGGTTGCGTCATCTGGTTCACCGGGCTGAGTGCCAGTGGAAAGAGCACGATAGCCAACCTCGTCGACGTCAAACTCTACGATCGGGGCCTGCGCAGCTACCTGCTCGACGGCGACAACGTCCGGTACGGGCTCAACGCCAATCCCGACATCATCGAAGAGCACCACGGCAAGGAATTCGCCGAGCGGTTCGGCCTGGGCTTCTCCGCCGAGGACCGCGAGGAGAACATCCGGCGCATCGGGTCGGTGGCGAAACTGTTCTGCGAGGCCGGCGTCGTGGCGCTGACGGCCTTCATCAGCCCGTACCGCCGTGACCGGGACAGGGTGCGCGCCACCCTCAACGAGGACGATTTCGTCGAGATCTTCGTGGACACTCCCATCGAGATCTGCGAGCAGCGCGATCCCAAGGGCCTCTACAAGAAGGTCCGGGCCGGCAAGATCAAGGGGTTCACCGGGATCGACGACCCGTACGAGGCCCCGTCCAAGCCGGAGTTACGGCTCGAAGGCGGATCCAAGGATGCCGACACCCTGGCCGAGGAAGTGATCTCCCACCTGGAGAAGGTGGGCATCATTCCGGCGCTCGCGCGAAGCGGAGGACCGCTGGGAGGGAGCGCCGAGGCCTAG
- a CDS encoding PPE family protein, whose protein sequence is MVVDYSLLPPEINSGRMYAGPGSGSLVTAAAAWDALATELHSTAAQYRSVISGLTVAQWAGPSATAMATAAQSYVTWLHNTAGLAEQTAGQAKAAASAHAAALAAHVPPPVIASNRALLAALVANNYFGQYSAAIGETERQYAQMWAQDATAMHSYARSSSAASGLTPFSQPAQNTNPAGQAAQSASVAQVTGSSTGSSLPSWLTQLLGNGDLINADGLLGQMTGYGGQAFGNGTASWADMANALSNANNGIGLLTWTAENPGGLAETLNPAFVGPAALNFGGGAARAAATAGAAASAGQALKIGALSVPTGWATPAAAITPVSFTLPVSSATGIPVAAGGFPGGAFGETMLGTLAGRGLGGATARAATRRDSIVSRSPAGG, encoded by the coding sequence ATGGTTGTGGACTACAGCTTGTTGCCACCCGAAATCAACTCAGGGCGCATGTATGCCGGTCCCGGATCGGGCTCGCTCGTCACCGCCGCAGCGGCCTGGGATGCGCTGGCTACCGAGTTGCATTCAACGGCGGCCCAATATCGTTCGGTAATTTCAGGCTTGACCGTCGCACAGTGGGCCGGCCCGTCGGCGACGGCGATGGCGACCGCCGCCCAGTCGTATGTGACGTGGCTGCATAACACCGCCGGCCTGGCCGAACAAACAGCCGGCCAGGCCAAAGCTGCCGCGAGCGCCCACGCGGCCGCACTGGCGGCTCACGTTCCACCGCCGGTGATCGCATCCAACCGTGCCTTGCTGGCCGCGCTCGTCGCGAACAATTACTTCGGGCAGTACAGCGCGGCGATCGGGGAGACCGAACGTCAATACGCACAGATGTGGGCCCAGGATGCCACCGCGATGCACAGCTACGCACGTTCGTCGTCGGCCGCGTCGGGACTCACCCCGTTCAGCCAACCGGCACAGAACACCAACCCCGCCGGGCAGGCGGCCCAATCCGCCTCGGTCGCCCAAGTCACCGGCAGCAGCACCGGATCCAGCCTGCCGTCGTGGCTGACACAGTTACTCGGGAACGGCGATCTCATCAACGCCGACGGCTTACTCGGCCAGATGACCGGGTACGGGGGCCAGGCGTTCGGCAACGGCACCGCCTCCTGGGCCGATATGGCAAACGCCCTTAGTAACGCCAACAACGGTATCGGTTTGTTGACCTGGACGGCCGAGAACCCCGGCGGCCTCGCCGAAACACTCAACCCGGCATTCGTGGGTCCGGCGGCGTTGAACTTCGGCGGCGGGGCGGCGCGCGCCGCGGCGACAGCCGGTGCGGCCGCAAGCGCGGGCCAAGCACTCAAGATTGGCGCGTTGTCGGTGCCGACGGGTTGGGCAACGCCCGCCGCTGCCATCACGCCGGTGTCGTTCACCTTGCCGGTCAGCAGCGCAACCGGCATCCCGGTCGCCGCCGGTGGCTTCCCGGGTGGGGCGTTCGGCGAGACCATGCTGGGCACCCTGGCCGGCCGTGGTCTAGGTGGGGCGACGGCGCGCGCCGCCACCCGCCGGGACAGTATCGTATCTCGCTCACCCGCGGGCGGCTGA
- a CDS encoding cation:proton antiporter codes for MSNAQLTHVIIVLLLLVGLAQLLGYVFVKLRQPKVVGEILAGIVLGPAVLGQIPFMAHLVGSATHQGNILTFVYWLGLLLLMFVSGAEMQQLFGRGERRTVSWLVIVGTGIPFLLGLGFGPHLIRPSLAGPHGNRLSLIIILAVGVAVTSVPVVSKIFADLNIMDTRFARLILGVAVIEDIVLWLALAIATAVAAKAALEPEEMAVHLAITVAYFVVGLTLAPRLIRRVNTASWNVLAQHSPTGYAIAILLTYCAIAGALDVNLVFAAFLAGFAVVHKERRIFDDSMEAISKVSFAFFIPVYFAIVGLKLDLIRGVSLPMMAIFILGTCAVKLMSVALAGRFAGFRGLDLINLAITTNARGGPGIVLASVAFDAGIISPTFYTTLVVAAVLTSQLAGAWLDYVLRKGWPLLKSDLDETVSGDGMAAAEPVGAPHDSEAAPAVGRAAADQPTQA; via the coding sequence GTGTCAAACGCCCAACTGACCCACGTCATCATCGTCCTGCTCTTACTAGTGGGGCTCGCCCAGTTGCTGGGGTACGTGTTCGTCAAGCTTCGCCAGCCCAAGGTGGTGGGCGAAATTCTCGCCGGCATCGTGCTGGGCCCGGCGGTGCTCGGGCAGATCCCGTTCATGGCCCACCTCGTCGGCAGCGCCACGCATCAGGGCAACATCCTGACGTTCGTCTACTGGCTCGGCCTGCTGCTGCTGATGTTCGTGTCCGGGGCCGAGATGCAGCAACTGTTCGGTCGCGGGGAGCGGCGCACCGTGAGCTGGCTCGTCATCGTGGGCACCGGCATCCCGTTCCTGCTGGGTCTTGGTTTCGGACCGCATCTCATCCGGCCCAGCCTGGCCGGACCGCACGGAAACCGGTTGTCGCTCATCATCATTCTGGCCGTCGGGGTCGCGGTCACGTCGGTGCCGGTGGTGTCGAAGATCTTCGCCGACCTCAACATCATGGACACCCGGTTCGCGCGGCTCATCCTCGGCGTCGCCGTGATCGAGGACATCGTGTTGTGGCTCGCCCTGGCCATCGCGACCGCGGTCGCGGCCAAGGCCGCGCTGGAGCCCGAAGAGATGGCCGTGCACCTGGCGATCACCGTGGCCTACTTCGTCGTCGGGCTCACGCTGGCGCCGCGCCTGATACGGCGCGTCAACACCGCCAGCTGGAACGTCCTGGCGCAGCACTCGCCGACCGGCTACGCCATCGCGATTCTGCTGACCTACTGCGCCATCGCCGGTGCGCTCGACGTCAACCTCGTCTTCGCCGCGTTCCTGGCGGGGTTCGCCGTCGTGCACAAGGAGCGCAGGATCTTCGACGACTCGATGGAGGCGATCAGCAAGGTCTCCTTCGCCTTCTTCATCCCGGTGTACTTCGCGATCGTCGGCCTCAAGCTGGACCTCATCCGAGGCGTCTCCCTGCCGATGATGGCGATCTTCATCCTCGGCACCTGCGCGGTGAAGCTGATGTCCGTCGCGCTCGCCGGCCGGTTCGCCGGCTTCCGCGGACTCGACCTGATCAACCTCGCGATCACCACCAACGCCCGCGGCGGCCCCGGCATCGTGCTGGCCAGCGTCGCCTTCGACGCCGGCATCATCAGCCCGACGTTCTACACCACGCTGGTGGTCGCGGCCGTGCTCACCTCGCAGCTGGCCGGCGCGTGGCTGGACTACGTGCTGCGCAAGGGCTGGCCGTTGCTCAAGTCCGACCTGGACGAGACGGTGTCCGGAGACGGCATGGCGGCAGCGGAACCCGTCGGCGCGCCTCATGACTCCGAGGCCGCGCCGGCCGTCGGCCGGGCGGCCGCGGATCAGCCCACCCAGGCCTAG
- a CDS encoding PPE family protein, with amino-acid sequence MDFGSLPPEINSGLMYTGPGSAPLLAAAASWDALADELDLTATGYASVISELTGIEWAGPSSTTMASAAAPYVEWLQTSSAQAERTAMQAKAAAAAYEVAFAATVPPAVIAANRATLAALVATNFFGQNTPAIMATEAHYAEMWAQDAAAMYTYAGASLSASVLTPFREPPLTTNAAGLDTLTSTVAQAAATVGSNAQTLGANAANALSPSGLLAFLDSNAGALTVQGLGWVNQAVGDTTNVPLGYFTAFYTIGANGFGYWREGLVRGGIAGYTWFEGLGGFNNLSGVGGYLGDLGKTALLGPNVAGLPAAGMAQGYGIGALSVPASWATAAAETHPIALSLAATNANAAPAIAASLPPGVAMQEAMVGTMSGGGAANAVADTHGDGRSGKNRRGKDDKEKDGERTAAALLMPSGWLASTLAYHNRRRVEPASTSLPLPPHWQEELAANEFAWG; translated from the coding sequence ATGGACTTCGGATCACTTCCACCGGAGATCAATTCGGGGCTGATGTACACCGGCCCCGGGTCAGCGCCGCTGCTGGCAGCCGCGGCCTCGTGGGACGCGCTGGCCGACGAACTGGATTTGACCGCAACCGGTTACGCCTCGGTGATCTCCGAACTCACCGGGATCGAATGGGCCGGCCCGTCCTCGACGACTATGGCGAGCGCGGCCGCTCCCTATGTGGAATGGTTGCAGACCAGCTCCGCGCAAGCCGAGCGGACTGCCATGCAAGCCAAGGCGGCTGCGGCGGCCTACGAGGTGGCGTTTGCCGCCACCGTGCCGCCGGCGGTGATCGCCGCCAACCGGGCGACGTTGGCCGCGTTGGTCGCCACGAACTTCTTCGGGCAGAACACCCCGGCGATCATGGCAACCGAAGCGCACTACGCCGAGATGTGGGCGCAGGACGCCGCCGCGATGTACACCTACGCGGGTGCCTCGTTGTCGGCGAGCGTGCTCACACCCTTCCGCGAACCGCCGTTGACCACCAATGCGGCCGGGCTGGACACCCTGACCAGTACGGTCGCCCAGGCTGCCGCCACCGTCGGGAGCAACGCCCAGACTCTGGGGGCCAACGCCGCCAACGCCTTAAGCCCGTCGGGACTGCTGGCGTTCCTGGACTCCAATGCCGGCGCCCTTACCGTGCAGGGCCTGGGCTGGGTCAATCAGGCGGTGGGAGACACTACAAACGTCCCGCTTGGCTACTTCACGGCCTTCTACACCATTGGTGCCAACGGCTTTGGTTATTGGCGTGAGGGCCTCGTGCGCGGTGGGATCGCCGGATACACCTGGTTCGAGGGGCTCGGCGGTTTCAACAACTTGTCCGGTGTCGGTGGCTATCTCGGCGATCTGGGTAAAACCGCGTTGCTGGGGCCGAATGTTGCCGGTTTGCCGGCCGCGGGCATGGCGCAGGGGTATGGGATCGGCGCGTTGTCGGTGCCGGCGAGTTGGGCCACGGCCGCTGCCGAGACCCATCCGATCGCACTGTCGCTGGCGGCCACCAATGCCAACGCGGCCCCGGCGATAGCCGCCAGCCTGCCGCCGGGGGTGGCGATGCAAGAGGCGATGGTGGGCACGATGTCCGGGGGAGGCGCGGCGAACGCGGTGGCCGACACCCATGGCGACGGTCGCAGCGGCAAGAACCGCCGGGGCAAAGACGACAAGGAGAAGGACGGGGAGCGGACGGCCGCCGCCCTGCTCATGCCCAGTGGCTGGCTGGCGTCGACGTTGGCGTACCACAACCGCCGACGGGTGGAGCCGGCATCGACGTCGCTACCTCTTCCGCCGCATTGGCAGGAGGAATTGGCCGCCAACGAATTCGCTTGGGGCTAG
- a CDS encoding PPE family protein, whose product MLFGLLPPEVNSGRMYAGPGSAPMLAAAEAWDTLAAQLHGTAASYSSVIAGLTTAWRGPSSVSMASAAAYLDWLNATATQAEQAAAQARGAAAAYEAAFAATVPPAVVAANRSELAFLVATNIFGQNTAAIAANEAQYSRMWAQDASAMSTYATQSAAASAVTPFTPPPATTATAGALGPVSNVIASAQTELAAAFGAVPAALQSLGTVLTGPNPAAGLVSALQDFAGMQTLSSLSADFEGIGKLVLPVNVVMINTIFGLVAGARYVLGLEPAAGIGVTGGAEWALEAGLGSASPLANLAGAGSVSAAVGHAGLVGGVSVPPSWATATPAIRTVAAVLSGAGADAVPAAAVSEGTWLSGMALAGMAGSALGAAVPGALGGAGVRLRSTSLKDGASKDGETPANLQRLVAEMADKPDDVQHWYTESADLESLVAKLRKKPGIHAVHLTDGGMNVRLPRPE is encoded by the coding sequence ATGCTTTTCGGATTATTGCCACCGGAGGTCAACTCCGGACGCATGTATGCCGGCCCGGGATCCGCGCCGATGTTGGCGGCCGCGGAGGCGTGGGACACGCTGGCGGCGCAACTGCACGGCACGGCCGCGTCCTACTCCTCGGTGATCGCGGGCCTGACGACGGCATGGCGGGGCCCGTCGTCGGTGTCGATGGCGAGCGCGGCCGCGTATCTGGACTGGCTGAACGCCACGGCCACCCAGGCCGAGCAGGCCGCCGCGCAGGCCCGTGGTGCCGCGGCCGCCTACGAAGCGGCGTTCGCGGCGACGGTGCCGCCGGCGGTGGTCGCGGCCAACCGCAGCGAACTGGCGTTCCTGGTGGCGACGAACATCTTCGGGCAGAACACCGCCGCGATCGCGGCCAACGAGGCCCAGTACAGCCGGATGTGGGCGCAGGACGCCTCGGCGATGTCCACCTACGCCACCCAGTCGGCGGCCGCGTCGGCGGTCACCCCGTTCACACCACCGCCGGCGACCACCGCCACGGCCGGAGCGCTCGGCCCGGTGTCGAACGTCATCGCAAGCGCGCAAACGGAGTTGGCCGCCGCATTCGGCGCGGTGCCCGCCGCGTTGCAGAGTCTTGGCACCGTGCTGACCGGGCCGAACCCGGCCGCCGGACTGGTGAGCGCCCTGCAGGACTTCGCCGGGATGCAGACGCTGAGCTCGCTCAGCGCGGACTTCGAGGGCATCGGCAAGCTGGTCCTGCCGGTCAACGTCGTCATGATCAACACCATCTTCGGCCTGGTAGCCGGGGCGAGGTACGTCCTCGGATTGGAGCCCGCGGCCGGCATCGGGGTGACCGGCGGCGCAGAGTGGGCGTTGGAAGCCGGCCTGGGTTCGGCGTCGCCGCTGGCGAATCTTGCCGGCGCGGGCAGCGTTTCGGCGGCTGTCGGTCACGCCGGCCTGGTCGGCGGCGTGTCCGTGCCGCCCAGCTGGGCCACGGCCACCCCGGCGATCCGGACGGTGGCGGCGGTATTGTCCGGCGCGGGGGCGGACGCGGTACCGGCGGCTGCGGTCAGCGAGGGTACGTGGCTGAGCGGAATGGCGTTGGCGGGCATGGCCGGAAGCGCGCTGGGCGCCGCCGTGCCCGGAGCCCTCGGCGGCGCGGGCGTCCGACTGCGCTCCACCTCGCTCAAGGACGGCGCGTCCAAAGACGGTGAGACGCCGGCGAATCTGCAGCGGCTCGTGGCCGAAATGGCCGACAAGCCCGACGACGTCCAGCATTGGTACACCGAATCGGCGGACCTGGAAAGCCTCGTCGCCAAGCTGAGGAAGAAGCCGGGCATTCACGCGGTGCACTTGACCGACGGCGGTATGAACGTGAGATTACCGCGGCCTGAATAG
- a CDS encoding sulfotransferase domain-containing protein translates to MTNQLLAPTRVVRDYLSNSLVWEDFLAQGGFVGGDIVVADPFKAGTTWTQRILQQILSNGEEHDAGLSDTSPWLDSSWGDHAEMLATLKGQREAGTRRVMKSHLPADALPIAPEARYVFVGRNGKDLGISFHNYLHNFSESTMAEINRIHAEWSDDSTPLVIPEDMREFFDLWLDTDGYQCCDLLDIMASWWKLKDEPNILLVHYKNLKQDLPGQVSRIAKFLSIEPESLRMDAILEHCSFEYMSGRAEKMAPFGGEHMSSAKAFFHKGPKRDFRTELTDEQIERFDRKALDKLGAECAQWLETGESR, encoded by the coding sequence ATGACGAACCAACTGTTGGCGCCCACCCGGGTCGTGAGGGACTACCTGTCCAATTCCCTGGTGTGGGAAGACTTCTTGGCCCAGGGCGGCTTTGTCGGCGGGGACATCGTCGTCGCCGACCCGTTCAAGGCCGGCACCACCTGGACCCAGCGGATCCTGCAGCAGATCCTGAGCAACGGCGAAGAGCACGACGCCGGCCTCTCGGACACCTCGCCGTGGCTGGACTCCAGTTGGGGCGATCACGCCGAAATGCTCGCCACGCTCAAGGGGCAGCGCGAGGCCGGCACGCGGCGGGTCATGAAGTCGCACCTGCCCGCGGACGCCCTGCCGATCGCGCCCGAGGCCCGCTACGTGTTCGTCGGCCGCAACGGCAAAGACCTGGGAATCAGCTTCCACAACTACCTCCACAACTTCTCCGAGTCGACCATGGCGGAGATCAACCGGATTCACGCCGAGTGGTCCGATGACTCCACTCCGCTGGTGATTCCCGAGGACATGCGGGAGTTCTTCGACCTGTGGCTGGACACCGACGGGTACCAGTGCTGCGACCTGCTCGACATCATGGCGTCGTGGTGGAAGCTCAAGGACGAGCCCAACATCCTGCTGGTGCACTACAAGAACCTGAAACAAGATCTGCCGGGCCAGGTTTCGCGGATCGCGAAGTTCTTGTCCATCGAGCCCGAGTCGTTGCGCATGGATGCCATCCTCGAGCACTGTTCGTTCGAGTACATGAGCGGGCGGGCGGAGAAGATGGCGCCCTTCGGCGGTGAGCACATGTCCAGCGCCAAGGCCTTCTTCCACAAGGGGCCCAAGCGCGACTTCCGCACCGAGCTGACCGATGAGCAGATCGAGCGATTCGACCGCAAAGCCCTCGACAAGTTGGGTGCGGAGTGCGCACAGTGGTTGGAGACGGGCGAAAGTCGCTAG
- a CDS encoding GAP family protein: MLITILVMAVAVSLEPFRIGMTVLMLNRPRPLLQLLAFLSGGFAMGMTVGLAVLFVFRRILVRSTYFTLPRVQILIGLLALLVAAVLAVRVATGRSGSVRLPARTSRLLHGRSLWVAGVAGLGIALPSVDYLAALAVILASGAAAATQVGALLLFNVVAFAFVEIPLLAYLLAPRATRTSVAALHNWIRARRRVEVAALLTVVGVVLLLAGLTGH; the protein is encoded by the coding sequence ATGTTGATCACCATCCTGGTGATGGCCGTCGCCGTGAGCCTCGAACCGTTCCGTATCGGGATGACGGTGCTGATGCTGAACCGGCCGCGGCCGCTGCTGCAACTGCTCGCCTTCCTGTCCGGCGGTTTCGCGATGGGAATGACGGTGGGCCTGGCCGTTTTGTTCGTGTTTCGGCGCATTCTGGTGCGCTCCACCTATTTCACCCTGCCCAGGGTCCAGATCTTGATCGGGCTGCTCGCGCTGCTCGTCGCCGCCGTCCTGGCCGTCCGGGTCGCCACCGGGCGATCCGGTTCGGTGAGGCTGCCCGCGCGGACAAGCCGGCTGCTGCACGGTCGCTCGCTGTGGGTCGCCGGGGTGGCCGGCCTGGGCATCGCCCTGCCGTCGGTGGACTATCTGGCCGCGCTGGCCGTCATCCTGGCCTCGGGCGCGGCCGCCGCGACGCAGGTCGGCGCGCTGTTGTTGTTCAACGTCGTGGCCTTCGCGTTCGTGGAGATCCCACTGCTGGCCTACCTGCTGGCGCCGCGGGCGACGCGCACGTCCGTGGCGGCGTTGCACAACTGGATCCGCGCTCGGCGCCGCGTCGAGGTGGCCGCCCTGCTCACCGTCGTCGGCGTTGTCCTACTGCTGGCCGGCCTGACCGGTCATTGA
- a CDS encoding PPE family protein — MDFGALPPEINSGRMYTGPGSGPMVAAAEAWDGLAAELHSAAAHYSSALSGLTAKWQGPSSLTMAAAAAPYVAWLTGTAVQAEQAASQARAAAAAYEAAFAATVPPAAVTANRAQLLALIATNFFGQNTPAIMETQAQYLEMWAQDAAAMYGYAGSSASAATLPPFGPPPRTTEPAGAAGQAAAVAQATGTQAGARALPPLMSAVPSSLHGLAGSAAAAPATTSPSASAPQSLASALNSLVAFGNGPLSPLSYFSAVGAPQLLGAQSYLLPQAGANLSDAMAKLGTAPAIAAASGPVSPTGALGSAVTAGVNRAGFVGGLSVPQGWAMAAPAVKPVAAVFADPGPAGAAAAAATQGEGNLFGNVALSSLAGRAIADTGGTAARSAGAGASGEAAGPVNIFIIPALPPEA, encoded by the coding sequence ATCGATTTCGGTGCACTGCCGCCGGAGATCAACTCCGGGCGGATGTATACGGGCCCAGGGTCGGGACCGATGGTGGCCGCCGCGGAGGCCTGGGACGGTTTGGCCGCTGAGTTGCATTCCGCCGCAGCGCATTACTCCTCGGCGCTTTCCGGGCTCACGGCGAAGTGGCAGGGCCCCTCGTCGCTGACGATGGCTGCCGCCGCCGCGCCGTACGTGGCCTGGCTGACCGGTACGGCCGTGCAGGCCGAACAGGCCGCCAGCCAGGCCAGGGCGGCCGCGGCCGCCTACGAGGCCGCGTTCGCGGCGACGGTTCCCCCCGCGGCGGTCACGGCCAATCGCGCGCAGCTGCTGGCACTGATCGCGACGAATTTCTTCGGCCAGAACACCCCGGCGATCATGGAGACCCAGGCCCAGTACCTCGAGATGTGGGCCCAGGACGCGGCGGCGATGTACGGCTACGCCGGCTCCTCGGCGTCCGCCGCGACCCTGCCGCCGTTCGGGCCCCCGCCGCGGACCACCGAACCGGCCGGCGCCGCCGGACAGGCCGCCGCCGTCGCCCAGGCCACCGGCACCCAGGCCGGGGCCCGGGCGCTGCCACCGCTGATGTCGGCGGTGCCGTCCTCGTTGCACGGCCTCGCGGGATCCGCCGCCGCGGCACCCGCGACCACCTCCCCCTCGGCGTCGGCGCCGCAATCGCTGGCATCGGCGCTGAATTCGCTCGTGGCCTTCGGGAACGGGCCGTTGTCGCCGCTGTCGTATTTCAGCGCGGTGGGCGCGCCGCAACTCCTCGGCGCACAGAGCTACCTGCTGCCCCAGGCGGGGGCGAACCTGTCCGACGCCATGGCCAAGCTGGGGACGGCGCCGGCAATCGCCGCCGCGTCGGGGCCGGTTTCGCCGACCGGCGCGCTGGGTTCGGCGGTGACGGCGGGTGTGAACCGGGCCGGCTTCGTCGGGGGCCTGTCGGTGCCGCAGGGCTGGGCGATGGCGGCCCCGGCGGTCAAGCCGGTGGCCGCGGTGTTCGCGGACCCCGGCCCCGCCGGCGCTGCGGCCGCCGCCGCAACGCAGGGCGAAGGAAACCTGTTCGGCAACGTGGCGCTGTCGAGCCTGGCCGGCAGGGCGATCGCGGACACCGGCGGCACCGCCGCGCGATCGGCCGGGGCCGGCGCGAGCGGCGAGGCCGCCGGACCGGTCAACATCTTCATCATTCCCGCTCTTCCCCCAGAAGCCTGA
- the cysQ gene encoding 3'(2'),5'-bisphosphate nucleotidase CysQ, with protein sequence MSGTDLGRHLEQVSAIAVEAGKLTLKYRRDPRVVEKGDHGDDTSPVTDADLAANHYITDHLAALDPRTPIISEESKSADYATRKDWRRFWLVDPLDGTKEFLKGSDEFTVNIALIDNLEPVLGVIYVPAQELLYYAEKDAGSWRRRGDGHPVRIFSSVPDLSKGLTVVESKSHPSPELEEYLKDLPVKERVSAGSSLKFCLVAEGLADIYPRMNPTMEWDVAAGDCIYRNSARLGQRTSSLTYNKPTLKNGSFVMGFR encoded by the coding sequence ATGAGCGGGACCGACCTGGGCCGGCACCTCGAACAGGTGAGCGCAATCGCGGTCGAAGCCGGCAAGCTCACGCTCAAGTACCGGCGGGATCCGCGGGTGGTGGAGAAGGGCGATCACGGCGACGACACCTCGCCGGTCACCGACGCCGACCTGGCGGCCAACCACTACATCACCGATCATCTCGCGGCCCTGGATCCGCGGACCCCGATCATCTCGGAGGAATCGAAATCGGCCGACTACGCGACCAGGAAGGACTGGCGGCGTTTTTGGCTGGTGGATCCGCTGGACGGGACCAAGGAATTCCTGAAGGGCAGCGACGAATTCACCGTGAACATCGCGCTGATCGACAATTTGGAACCGGTGCTCGGCGTGATCTACGTTCCGGCGCAGGAGCTGCTCTATTACGCGGAAAAGGACGCGGGAAGCTGGCGGCGGAGGGGCGACGGGCACCCGGTGCGCATTTTCTCGTCGGTGCCGGACCTGAGCAAGGGACTCACCGTCGTCGAGAGCAAGTCGCACCCCTCGCCGGAATTGGAAGAGTACCTCAAGGACCTTCCGGTCAAGGAGCGGGTGAGTGCGGGCAGTTCGCTCAAGTTCTGCCTGGTAGCGGAGGGTCTCGCGGACATCTACCCGCGGATGAACCCGACCATGGAATGGGACGTCGCGGCGGGTGACTGCATCTACCGCAATTCGGCACGGCTGGGGCAGCGGACGTCGTCGTTGACGTATAACAAGCCGACTTTGAAAAATGGCAGCTTCGTCATGGGTTTCAGGTGA